Part of the Solanum pennellii chromosome 10, SPENNV200 genome is shown below.
NNNNNNNNNNNNNNNNNNNNNNNNNNNNNNNNNNNNNNNNNNNNNNNNNNNNNNNNNNNNNNNNNNNNNNNNNNNNNNNNNNNNNNNNNNNNNNNNNNNNNNNNNNNNNNNNNNNNNNNNNNNNNNNNNNNNNNNNNNNNNNNNNNNNNNNNNNNNNNNNNNNNNNNNNNNNNNNNNNNNNNNNNNNNNNNNNNNNNNNNNNNNNNNNNNNNNNNNNNNNNNNNNNNNNNNNNNNNNNNNNNNNNNNNNNNNNNNNNNNNNNNNNNNNNNNNNNNNNNNNNNNNNNNNNNNNNNNNNNNNNNNNNNNNNNNNNNNNNNNNNNNNNNNNNNNNNNNNNNNNNNNNNNNNNNNNNNNNNNNNNNNNNNNNNNNNNNNNNNNNNNNNNNNNNNNNNNNNNNNNNNNNNNNNNNNNNNNNNNNNNNNNNNNNNNNNNNNNNNNNNNNNNNNNNNNNNNNNNNNNNNNNNNNNNNNNNNNNNNNNNNNNNNNNNNNNNNNNNNNNNNNNNNNNNNNNNNNNNNNNNNNNNNNNNNNNNNNNNNNNNNNNNNNNNNNNNNNNNNNNNNNNNNNNNNNNNNNNNNNNNNNNNNNNNNNNNNNNNNNNNNNNNNNNNNNNNNNNNNNNNNNNNNNNNNNNNNNNNNNNNNNNNNNNNNNNNNNNNNNNNNNNNNNNNNNNNNNNNNNNNNNNNNNNNNNNNNNNNNNNNNNNNNNNNNNNNNNNNNNNNNNNNNNNNNNNNNNNNNNNNNNNNNNNNNNNNNNNNNNNNNNNNNNNNNNNNNNNNNNNNNNNNNNNNNNNNNNNNNNNNNNNNNNNNNNNNNNNNNNNNNNNNNNNNNNNNNNNNNNNNNNNNNNNNNNNNNNNNNNNNNNNNNNNNNNNNNNNNNNNNNNNNNNNNNNNNNNNNNNNNNNNNNNNNNNNNNNNNNNNNNNNNNNNNNNNNNNNNNNNNNNNNNNNNNNNNNNNNNNNNNNNNNNNNNNNNNNNNNNNNNNNNNNNNNNNNNNNNNNNNNNNNNNNNNNNNNNNNNNNNNNNNNNNNNNNNNNNNNNNNNNNNNNNNNNNNNNNNNNNNNNNNNNNNNNNNNNNNNNNNNNNNNNNNNNNNNNNNNNNNNNNNNNNNNNNNNNNNNNNNNNNNNNNNNNNNNNNNNNNNNNNNNNNNNNNNNNNNNNNNNNNNNNNNNNNNNNNNNNNNNNNNNNNNNNNNNNNNNNNNNNNNNNNNNNNNNNNNNNNNNNNNNGctcgtgtcggtacgtgacactccgatcccctaattcgacgtgtcggttcgtgacacccgatcccctaattctacgtgtcggttcgtgacacccgctccactactCTCATNNNNNNNNNNNNNNNNNNNNNNNNNNNNNNNNNNNNNNNNNNNNNNNNNNNNNNNNNNNNNNNNNNNNNNNNNNNNNNNNNNNNNNNNNNNNNNNNNNNNNNNNNNNNNNNNNNNNNNNNNNNNNNNNNNNNNNNNNNNNNNNNNNNNNNNNNNNNNNNNNNNNNNNNNNNNNNNNNNNNNNNNNNNNNNNNNNNNNNNNNNNNNNNNNNNNNNNNNNNNNNNNNNNNNNNNNNNNNNNNNNNNNNNNNNNNNNNNNNNNNNNNNNNNNNNNNNNNNNNNNgaatagcataaaccataacctacctccaccgaagaattgtgatcaagcaatctactttccCAATGCTTTGCTTTCCTCGTCATTTCTCCCCTCTCTCGTTCGTTCGTTCCCCCtctccttgttctttctatttttcgtatttcaaaaccctctttcttttaccctaattagtatataattaagtataaaagatgataaaataccccactatttgttttaaggttgtctcctttaacccccaagtaattgaattattaacattaatccactaactttataattataagcatgaaaagtccaaaacgcccctttaataCTTTAGCAGaatttccgacccgagtgagctgacggagactgtgacggtccgtcacgactgtgacggtccgtcctgcaggtccgtcacaaagctcagagactaaatttcagtaaaaggtctgtgacggcccgtcgtgcctgcgatggtccgtcctgccatttcgtcacGAAGTTCAAAGAGTCGATCTCACtatccaaatttcagaattctaagtgttttggaacgagaccccctcgacggtccgtcgtgcccatgacggtccgttgtgggatccgtcgaccaagacagtttttccagaaataaaatatgctgctcaaaacgactaaacaggtcgttacaatgatgtatcatatacattcacTTAAAACTGAATATGAAggtttatatataatattatagttTGTCAGTTTATAAGATTTATCATATACATCTGATAACTCATATGTATTTTaggaatatgaatatgatgtatcatatacattcatataattcAAGCATCTTATATTTTCTACAGTACAGCAAATTTTTGTTATTAGACAagtacaattttatattttattttttgtataaacagggcatgaattatgttattaaaaaaaataccagCACATCCATTGAGGTTTGGAGCgactttcaattttgattttgtgaataaaatcaaattatcaatAAAGGATGACGGCGTTGCAatgtttaaaaaaacaatttttggaCCATATTTGGAAATTCCAAAATGTAATTTCCAGGGTCAGATTATTaagtgtttgttgttgttggagCTGCGACATGAAAATAAAGATGTACTGCATGTTCGTCATGCTAATGGGAATGTATtgatgtttggtatgaaggaattTGCCATTGTAACTGGCCTAAAATGCAAAGGAAATGTTAAGGATTTTTCATATCCTAATTCCACTCCGAGCCggttattacaaaaatatttccctGATTGTCCTACGGGTATAACCAAGAGTCGATTGATACAGCGTTTTGCAATGGGTAATTGGGAGACCACACAGGAATCTGTGGAAATGGCAATACTATACTTCATCAATACTTTCATGTTATGCCATCTTGGTGAGACCTTCATACGTATAGAAGAATTTCTAATGGTCGAAGATGGTAGGTATGAAATGTATCCTTGGGGTCAGATGGCATTAAATAAGCTGACTACATCACTCAGGCAAGATTTCAACAAACGCAAACAGATGTATCGCTTATTTGGTATGCCTTATGCACTCAACATTCTGATTTATGAATGTGCATCTACTCTAAGTCCAGACCTTGTTGTTAAAGTAGCGAATGGTATTCCGAGGATATGTAATTGGACAGTGGTGGCTGAAAAgccaaaatatgaaaagttaatgACTAGCATTTTCTCTGAggtaatattaattttaaattatcttttaatagTGTATCAATAagctttataatttttgttgtaaaTAACAGTTTTTTCGTTATACATAACATTGTTATAACATTAAACCATTTTAATTGCGGAATACTTGTTAAAACATTGTACCAACGCCAGATGAGGTGGAAGCCTTGATTTACTTGATAGTCAAGTGGTCAACAGAAATGAACTATCCACGCCACCTGTTGGTGCAAAAAAAGTGCAAATTAAAGATAAGTCAGGTTTTGAGGATTTTTCAACAAGCCCTCCTGATCATTTATTGAGAAGATCATCTCATATATCTGATACATCATCTCCACCACCACCCAAGAGGAGAAAGAACACTGATACACACAAAACAAAGGGTTCGAAAACTTTGTCAAAGCAGTTAAAGCCGCAATTAAATCAGTCATTCTCAATGCCATATGAAGAACCTACCCCGCCTGCTAATGTATCTTCTGCCCATGTATCTTCACAAGTCTCAAAAGATAAGCCTGTATATCCCGATATTGAAGAACTATAACAACATATGAAGGAATACGTAAGTAacgatatttattttttaatgttaattcataaatataaaactgaatgtgtaattttttttgaataggTTGACTGTAAATTTGAGTATCTTGTGAATTTGATAAAGGCAAATCACATTGAGGTGATGAATTTTAAGAATAGGGAGGATGACCAACAACCAAAGGTAATGTATTGTGTATGCTTATTTTCGTTGTGTGTTATAATTTTCATAGGTCATTATGTTACAAATTCATTTAATGAAGGATATGGGCGGCAAGTCTACACCGCACATGGTTGAAGTTTCCGATGAAGAAGGCAATGATGGACACCAAGCAACCTCTCCGATACAACTGGAATTTGATGTTGACAGTCAGGtttcatttactttattaattttgtatataaaattatataatttatcattaacttatttttctttaaaaaataaagactaaagATACATTGAAGAATCATCAAGTAATGAAGGACGTTTCAGAACTTCAATCCCCAAATTCAAATAGTCATCATACTGATGAAACATGTGAACACAGTAAGGTAATTATAAcagattaatttttattagtattcATCCAATTTTCAATGATACATGAAAATGTACCAGTATGatacgtttaattttaattatattattatgatacATTGCTGTTTTATTTGATCATTATGATACATTGCAGTTTAATTGGATTCATATGATACATGTTTTTTACTGTTCAAGTTAATGTGTATGATactatacttttttatttagtgTGTACGTGATACAGTACATTGCAAGATACATATCTATGTGACTACTTAAATTTGTTTGTCTCATATATACAATTCGTAGTTTGCTGTTATCTGTCCTTGATACATTAACAATCATTTTGTGtataattatttgttgtttgaGGTATCATAAATTGATCagtacatttttttattcaggATGCTCCATCAGCGCAAACGCCTCATCATTTATTTGAAGGAACAATGAACGAAGATACATCGGTAATTTATTCTTCATgtatcatatcaatatcatatgtctatcaatatatttttaattatcagTGTAAACCATATAGGATTCTACACCATCTGGTTCAATATCTCCAGATACACGAGAAACCATGAATACACTTATTGCTGATCTAGGAAGTCTGCCTATTCATGCAAATCaacagaagttaaccgaaaATCAAAGTTTGCTTTCGGACAGTCAATTACCAATTGATATTTCAATCACAAATATTGTTGTCCGAAGCGAAATAAATACTCCTCATGCACGTATCCGGATGCCTTCGAGAAACTGCAAATCTCCTTATTTAACTTCATTTGGGTCAACTGAAAAAGGAAAAGCGGTCATGACTGATGTAATTCGTCCAAATTTTCCATTTCAAGGATGTGAGATCACAAACCAAGCCCCTTCATATCTGATTGATGAGTTTATTGAGTGGGTTACTACAGGGCTTCTTAAAGCTCATTCAAAAAAGTAAGTTTTATATAATAGTACTAAATCtgttcaattttcaaattgcaaCTATTGTTACAATTTTGAATAACATTTTTTCATTACGCTTTATGCTATAGGAAACCATCAGAAGATAAATACAAATCAAGAGCATCTTCATTGGGTTTTGAAATGATGGATTATGTCGTTGCATTTCCGACAAATAAGAATTGGTTTTATGCCATGTCTCAGCCTAAAAACTGTTGGACTGATCAGGtagttttatatataaatgctttcataataatgtatatgatacattgagtaaatatgttatatatacatatcaaaatcatatatcACTTTCAGTGtctagtattttatttttgttaaatgtttttcaaatgtataattatttttatattttttttgtagcacATCGATGTTATTTTTTACTACATTcgtaaaaattcaaaacttcgAAGCATGAATCAGTATAGATACACAACAGTCAATGGTTTGTTCAGCACACATATCAACAATATCCATGATAGGTATTATAACAATGAGGCTGATGATGATATTAGTACCCAAGAACACCTTGATCGTGCAAGAGCTGTATCAGTACATGAGAGGTAAGTAATCAACGTCATGAAAGGTTTTTCAATACCAGCTGGATTACCATGGCATCTGGTGGACGATGTTTATATTTCGATTAATTATGATGGAAATTTTCATTGGGTATTAGCTGTGGTTGAATTGAATAAGAGGTTGATACGCGTGTATGACTCTTCTTTGGGCACAAGGAAACGTGTATATTCTGAGGAGATAAAAAATTTGTCAAGGATGCTACCTTCTTACCTCATTGACAGTGGTTTCTTTGAAAACACTGAGTGGACAAACTGGTCAGTTCTTGATGCATACAAGGACAAACAAACGGGTGTACCTTTAGAGTCACATATTCCTTTCAACATTGAATACGCTGAAGGTATCATGCAACAAGAAGACGATAGCCTGTAAGTAATTTCAATTCTGGTCTACAATATATGTTTAAGctattttacaaatttatattatgtattttgttgtAGGGACTGCGGGTTATACGTAGCTACATTTGCAGAGTTTTTGAATGACCAACTTGTTATACCACCTGATACGCCGCAGCAGAATTGAGATGTTAACATCGCAAGATGTCCATCAGTATCAGGTGGTATAACAAGTTGGTCACTCAAAAACTCTGCAAATGTAGCTACGTATAACCCGCAGTCCCTACAAcaaaatacataacataaatTTGTATAATAGCTTAAACATATATTGTAGACCAGAATTGAAAATACTTACAGGCTATCGTCTTCTTGTTGCATGATACCTTCAGCGTATTCAATGTTGAAAGGAATATGTGACTCTAAAGGTACACCCGTTTGTTTGTCCTTGTATGCATCAAGAACTGACCAGTTTGTCCACTCAGTGTTTTCAAAGAAACCACTGTCAATGAGGTAAGAAGGTAGCATCCTTGACAAATTTTTTATCTCCTCAGAATATACACGTTTCCTTGTGCCCAAAGAAGAGTCATACACGCGTATCAACCTCTTATTCAATTCAACCACAGCTAATACCCAATGAAAATTTCCATCATAATTAATCGAAATATAAACATCGTCCACCAGATGCCATGGTAATCCAGCTGGTATTGAAAAACCTTTCATGACGTTGATTACTGACCTCTCATGTACTGATACAGCTCTTGCACGATCAAGGTGTTCTTGGGTACTAATATCATCATCAGCCTCATTGTTATAATACCTATCATGGATATTGTTGATATGTGTGCTGAACAAACCATTGACTGTTGTGTATCTATACTGATTCATGCttcaaagttttgattttttacgaATGTAGTAAAAAATAACATCGATGTgctacaaaaaaatataaaaataattatacatttgaaaaacatttaacaaaaataaaatactagaCACTGAAAGTgatatatgattttgatatgtatatataacatatttactcaatgtatcatatacattattatgaaagcatttatatataaaactaCCTGATCAGTCCAACAGTTTTTAGGCTGAGACATGGCATAAAACCAATTCTTATTTGTCGGAAATGCAACGACATAATCCATCATTTCAAAACCCAATGAAGATGCTCTTGATTTGTATTTATCTTCTGATGGTTTCCTATAGCATAAAGCGTAATGAAAAGATGTTATTC
Proteins encoded:
- the LOC107001766 gene encoding uncharacterized protein LOC107001766, whose translation is MKDVSELQSPNSNSHHTDETCEHSKDAPSAQTPHHLFEGTMNEDTSDSTPSGSISPDTRETMNTLIADLGSLPIHANQQKLTENQSLLSDSQLPIDISITNIVVRSEINTPHARIRMPSRNCKSPYLTSFGSTEKGKAVMTDVIRPNFPFQGCEITNQAPSYLIDEFIEWVTTGLLKAHSKKKPSEDKYKSRASSLGFEMMDYVVAFPTNKNWFYAMSQPKNCWTDQHIDVIFYYIRKNSKLRSMNQYRYTTVNGLFSTHINNIHDRYYNNEADDDISTQEHLDRARAVSVHER